From the genome of Mesorhizobium japonicum MAFF 303099, one region includes:
- a CDS encoding CBS domain-containing protein, producing the protein MAFRLFVPILAGATLRERLFACIGATIGIALTGVISGLAMGGGPHVALLVAPMGASAVLLFAVPASPLAQPWSIIGGNSISALVGVTVGHFVHDPVMASGLAVALAIAAMSFTRCLHPPGGAAALTAVLGGPAVVSAGFLFPFVPVALNSIILVTLGFLFHRLARRNYPHVAAPPANSHGTADPPSQQRVGFRPEDIDAALTTLDETFDIDRNDLERLLRQVELQAMVRSQRTLLCRDIMSRDVVSVREQATADEARQQLLDHNIRTLPVVDAEARLVGAVGLRELTKAPDTVKGVMSKAGTASPETPAMSLLPVLTDGRSHAVVIVDGERHILGLITQTDLLAAAARVQATDTTFAKAAE; encoded by the coding sequence ATGGCCTTTCGTCTTTTTGTCCCCATCCTCGCCGGTGCGACGCTGCGAGAACGGCTGTTTGCCTGCATCGGCGCCACGATCGGCATCGCGCTGACCGGCGTGATCAGCGGGCTGGCGATGGGCGGCGGTCCGCATGTGGCCCTGCTGGTAGCGCCGATGGGCGCCTCGGCCGTACTTCTGTTCGCTGTGCCCGCGAGCCCGTTGGCGCAGCCCTGGTCGATCATCGGCGGCAACTCCATATCGGCGCTGGTGGGCGTGACGGTGGGGCATTTCGTCCATGATCCGGTCATGGCCTCGGGCCTCGCTGTGGCGCTCGCCATCGCGGCCATGTCGTTCACGCGCTGCCTGCATCCGCCGGGCGGCGCGGCAGCGCTGACGGCGGTGCTCGGCGGACCGGCCGTGGTCAGCGCCGGCTTCCTGTTTCCGTTCGTGCCGGTGGCCCTGAATTCGATCATCCTGGTCACGCTCGGCTTCCTTTTCCACAGGCTGGCGCGGCGCAACTATCCGCATGTCGCCGCACCCCCAGCCAACAGCCATGGGACCGCCGATCCGCCGTCGCAGCAGCGCGTCGGCTTCCGGCCCGAGGATATCGACGCGGCGCTGACCACGCTCGACGAAACCTTCGACATCGACCGCAACGACCTCGAACGGCTGCTGAGGCAAGTCGAGCTGCAGGCCATGGTGCGCTCGCAGCGGACGCTGCTTTGCCGGGACATCATGTCCCGCGACGTGGTTTCGGTGCGCGAGCAGGCCACCGCCGACGAGGCGCGCCAGCAACTGCTCGATCACAACATCCGCACCTTGCCGGTGGTCGACGCCGAAGCAAGGCTGGTTGGCGCCGTCGGCCTGCGCGAGCTGACGAAGGCGCCCGATACGGTGAAGGGCGTGATGTCGAAGGCCGGCACCGCTTCGCCCGAGACCCCGGCGATGAGCCTGCTTCCGGTACTGACCGACGGCCGCAGCCACGCCGTGGTCATCGTCGATGGCGAACGGCACATTCTCGGCCTGATCACCCAGACCGACCTGCTGGCGGCGGCCGCGCGCGTCCAGGCGACGGATACGACTTTCGCCAAAGCCGCGGAATAG
- a CDS encoding linear amide C-N hydrolase, protein MRLLANFSIATVLSAGVVLTPADACTRAVYLGAKGEVITARSMDWKVDTGTNLWVFPRGMKRSGEAGLNSIRWTSKYGSVIASGYDISTTDGMNEAGLVANVLWLVESSYPKYDGKTPGLSLAAWAQFVLDNYATVKEAVDALAKQPFTVVTANVPGEDRLATLHLSLSDASGDSAIIEYIDGKQVIHHSRDYQVMTNSPIFEKQLALNEYWKQIGGTIMLPGTNRASDRFARASFYINAIPKSEKPDEAVASVFSVIRNTSVPYGIATPDQPNISSTRWRTVSDHKRKLYFFESALTPNTFWMDLNKFDFSEKTGKVLMLDLGPEQTHTYSGLANDKFKETKPFKFLGL, encoded by the coding sequence ATGCGCTTGCTGGCCAACTTTAGCATCGCCACCGTCCTCTCCGCAGGCGTGGTGCTGACCCCCGCCGACGCTTGCACACGGGCCGTCTATCTCGGCGCCAAGGGTGAGGTGATCACGGCGCGGTCGATGGACTGGAAAGTCGATACCGGAACCAATCTCTGGGTGTTTCCACGTGGGATGAAACGGTCCGGCGAAGCCGGCCTGAACTCGATCCGGTGGACCTCGAAATACGGCAGCGTCATCGCATCCGGATATGACATCTCGACCACGGATGGGATGAACGAGGCCGGGCTCGTGGCCAATGTCTTGTGGTTGGTCGAATCGTCCTATCCGAAATACGACGGCAAGACTCCGGGCCTCTCGCTCGCGGCATGGGCGCAGTTCGTCCTCGACAACTACGCCACCGTCAAGGAAGCGGTCGACGCGCTGGCAAAACAGCCTTTCACGGTCGTAACCGCCAACGTGCCCGGGGAAGACCGCCTCGCGACATTGCATCTCTCGCTCTCCGATGCCAGCGGCGACAGTGCGATCATCGAGTACATAGATGGTAAGCAGGTCATTCATCACAGCCGCGACTATCAGGTGATGACCAATTCCCCGATTTTCGAGAAGCAACTTGCGCTCAACGAGTACTGGAAGCAGATCGGCGGCACCATCATGTTGCCCGGCACCAATCGCGCATCCGACCGCTTTGCCCGGGCTTCTTTCTACATCAACGCCATCCCGAAGAGCGAGAAGCCCGACGAGGCTGTCGCAAGCGTCTTCAGCGTGATCCGCAATACGTCGGTGCCATACGGCATCGCCACGCCGGATCAGCCCAACATCTCATCGACGCGCTGGCGCACCGTCTCGGATCACAAGCGCAAGCTCTATTTCTTTGAATCCGCGCTGACGCCCAACACTTTCTGGATGGATCTCAACAAGTTCGATTTTTCGGAAAAGACCGGGAAGGTGTTGATGCTCGATCTCGGCCCGGAACAGACCCACACCTATTCGGGCCTGGCGAACGACAAGTTCAAGGAAACCAAGCCCTTCAAGTTCCTGGGGCTCTGA
- a CDS encoding RNA polymerase sigma factor, which translates to MQATKVSPADPADYDMRLVRRALARDAGAFRTIIKTHNQRLYRLARGILRNDAEAEDVVQEAYVRAFANLAAFRGDASLATWLSRIVINEALGRLRKRRRTVAMPESPEAQVIRFPLNPSDDPERTMAQRQILALVERATDSLPDIYRMVFVARVIEGLSMEETADLLGVRPETVKTRLHRARALLRKALDDEIGPVLLDAFPFAGRRCGRLTRAVMGRLGLE; encoded by the coding sequence ATGCAAGCGACCAAGGTTTCGCCGGCGGATCCTGCGGATTACGACATGCGGCTGGTCCGCCGGGCGCTCGCACGCGACGCGGGCGCCTTCCGCACGATCATCAAGACACACAACCAGCGGCTCTACCGCCTCGCGCGCGGCATACTGCGCAACGACGCCGAAGCCGAGGACGTCGTCCAGGAGGCCTATGTCCGCGCTTTCGCCAATCTGGCGGCATTTCGCGGCGATGCCTCGCTCGCCACCTGGCTGTCACGCATCGTCATCAACGAAGCGCTCGGCCGCCTGCGCAAGAGGCGCCGCACCGTGGCGATGCCCGAAAGCCCGGAAGCGCAGGTCATCCGCTTTCCCCTCAACCCCAGCGACGACCCGGAGCGGACGATGGCGCAGCGGCAGATTCTCGCACTCGTCGAACGAGCGACCGACAGCCTGCCCGACATCTACCGCATGGTCTTCGTGGCCCGCGTCATCGAAGGCCTGAGCATGGAGGAAACCGCCGATCTGCTCGGCGTACGGCCGGAGACCGTCAAGACGAGGCTGCACCGGGCGCGTGCCTTGCTGCGCAAGGCGCTGGACGACGAGATCGGCCCGGTCCTGCTCGACGCCTTCCCCTTCGCCGGCCGCCGCTGCGGGCGGTTGACCAGGGCCGTGATGGGACGACTGGGCTTGGAATGA